The Mesorhizobium loti genome includes a region encoding these proteins:
- a CDS encoding DUF2214 family protein: MDATDLVLAIFHHVLVFSLAGIIGAEFVLIRGDLAATTLKRLAGIDRHYGIIATLIIIVGIGRVFYGLKGWEFYVYNWVFWAKMAAFGVVGLLSIIPTVRFISWNRQASANPSFLVPATELASVKTYIRAEAFIFLLIPVFAAAMARGYGY, translated from the coding sequence ATGGACGCCACCGATCTTGTGCTTGCGATCTTCCATCACGTGCTGGTGTTTTCACTGGCAGGCATCATCGGCGCCGAATTCGTGCTGATCCGTGGCGATCTGGCCGCCACGACGCTCAAGCGGCTCGCCGGCATCGACCGCCACTATGGCATCATCGCCACGCTGATCATTATCGTCGGTATCGGCCGCGTCTTCTATGGCCTCAAGGGTTGGGAATTCTACGTCTACAACTGGGTGTTCTGGGCCAAGATGGCGGCGTTTGGCGTGGTCGGCCTGCTGTCGATCATCCCGACCGTCCGCTTCATTTCCTGGAACAGGCAAGCGAGCGCCAATCCCTCGTTCCTGGTGCCGGCGACCGAGCTTGCGTCCGTGAAGACCTACATCCGCGCCGAGGCTTTCATCTTCCTGCTGATCCCGGTCTTCGCCGCGGCGATGGCGCGCGGCTACGGCTACTGA
- a CDS encoding GNAT family N-acetyltransferase, with protein MNNPPATSAPVIETKRTILRAHRMGDFDAYAAMWTDPVVTRFIGGKPRTREESWMRFLRHAGLWSLLGYGFWAIEEKATGRFIGEAGFHDLKRDMEPSIEGIPEAGWALVPAVHGAGFATEVVGRVLAWGEETFGREKTVCIIDPENTASLRVAAKCGYREVVQTTYHDTPTILLAR; from the coding sequence ATGAACAATCCACCAGCGACCAGCGCTCCTGTCATCGAGACGAAGCGAACCATCTTGCGGGCACACCGGATGGGCGATTTCGACGCCTATGCCGCGATGTGGACCGATCCCGTCGTCACCCGTTTCATCGGCGGCAAGCCGCGCACGCGCGAAGAAAGCTGGATGCGCTTCCTGCGTCACGCCGGCCTGTGGTCGCTGCTCGGCTACGGTTTCTGGGCGATCGAGGAGAAGGCGACGGGTCGTTTCATCGGCGAGGCAGGGTTTCACGATCTCAAGCGCGATATGGAGCCGTCGATCGAAGGCATTCCCGAGGCCGGCTGGGCGCTGGTTCCGGCCGTGCACGGAGCGGGCTTCGCCACCGAGGTGGTCGGCCGCGTGCTCGCATGGGGCGAAGAGACGTTCGGGCGGGAGAAGACCGTCTGCATCATCGATCCGGAAAACACGGCTTCGCTGAGGGTTGCGGCGAAGTGCGGCTACCGGGAAGTGGTGCAGACCACCTATCACGACACCCCGACCATCCTGCTGGCGCGGTGA
- a CDS encoding OmpA family protein has product MRAFKTIAIKFFWAVLVLLLAGRLAAADATVPTADIEGAADNHLAKRYEGSFIVSYEKLAFTDFSVPLSPLKPSADPDARDAMNNRVFAPDKKAEVEGALTRIAYVLPAERSPLEVLRNYQDVIGAAGGEILFECKKEECGGAADRSSSGGGGDMSLTMYSFHESDLKDATFSNGACALTSGINDQRYFSAKVPQDGGDAYVTVQTYTMTDDLYCKELNGRTVAVVQVLEPKARDKKMVVVEAAKMADSLTTTGSISLYGIFFDTDKADIKPESEPTLKEISTLLANAPDMAVIVVGHTDNQGAFDYNLDLSSRRAQAVKAALVAKYGIDGARLTAAGAGMMAPVASNDDDAGRAKNRRVVLVKLN; this is encoded by the coding sequence ATGCGTGCATTCAAGACGATAGCCATCAAGTTTTTCTGGGCGGTGCTGGTGCTCTTGCTGGCCGGCCGGCTGGCGGCAGCCGACGCGACAGTGCCGACCGCCGATATCGAGGGCGCCGCCGACAACCATCTCGCCAAGCGCTACGAAGGCTCGTTCATCGTCTCCTATGAGAAATTGGCCTTCACGGATTTCAGCGTGCCGCTGTCGCCGCTGAAGCCGAGCGCCGACCCGGACGCGCGCGATGCGATGAACAATCGTGTCTTCGCACCCGACAAGAAGGCCGAGGTCGAGGGCGCTTTGACCCGCATCGCCTATGTGCTGCCGGCCGAGCGCTCGCCGCTCGAAGTGCTGCGCAACTATCAGGATGTGATCGGGGCGGCCGGCGGCGAAATCCTGTTCGAATGCAAGAAGGAGGAATGCGGAGGTGCCGCTGACCGCTCGTCGAGCGGCGGCGGCGGCGACATGAGCCTGACGATGTATTCCTTCCATGAGAGCGATCTGAAGGACGCGACATTCTCCAATGGCGCCTGCGCGCTGACCTCCGGCATCAATGACCAGCGCTATTTCTCGGCCAAGGTGCCGCAGGATGGCGGCGACGCCTATGTGACCGTGCAGACCTATACGATGACCGACGATCTCTACTGCAAGGAGCTCAACGGCCGCACCGTTGCCGTCGTCCAGGTGCTGGAACCCAAGGCGCGCGACAAGAAGATGGTGGTCGTCGAGGCGGCCAAGATGGCGGATTCGCTCACCACCACCGGCAGCATTTCGCTCTACGGCATCTTCTTCGACACCGACAAGGCCGACATCAAGCCGGAGTCGGAACCAACGCTGAAGGAAATTTCGACGCTGCTGGCCAACGCGCCCGACATGGCCGTGATCGTTGTCGGCCACACCGACAATCAAGGCGCCTTCGACTACAATCTCGACCTGTCGTCGCGACGGGCGCAAGCGGTCAAGGCAGCGCTCGTAGCGAAATACGGCATCGACGGGGCGCGGCTGACCGCTGCCGGCGCCGGCATGATGGCGCCTGTCGCCAGCAATGATGATGATGCGGGCCGCGCCAAGAACCGCCGTGTGGTGCTGGTCAAGTTGAACTGA
- a CDS encoding IclR family transcriptional regulator, translating into MDSPSKSADAEIRRAPAEGVAALDRAIAILDAFTTADRSLSLAEIAARTGLYKSTILRLANSLLRGRLLERLDDGRYRVGPATFRLGALYQRSVVAIDILLPIMRDLSERSWESVAFYVRSGDVRTCLYRVESKHPIRYTIREGDVLPLLVGSGGRVLAAFSGQPGEPYETIRKTCNCLAIGDRDPDTAGVSAPVFGPGHALLGALTLAGPSTRVDAAFLQRMRRPLLEAAARATRAFGEDASMLEQASLAADATS; encoded by the coding sequence ATGGACTCACCAAGCAAATCGGCAGATGCGGAAATCCGGCGCGCGCCGGCTGAAGGTGTTGCAGCACTAGATCGGGCGATCGCCATCCTCGATGCCTTCACCACGGCCGACCGGTCGCTCAGCCTGGCTGAAATCGCGGCGCGCACAGGCCTCTACAAGAGCACCATCCTGCGGCTGGCGAATTCCCTGTTGCGCGGACGATTGCTCGAGCGCCTCGACGACGGACGCTACCGCGTCGGACCTGCCACGTTTCGCCTCGGTGCGCTCTATCAGCGTTCGGTGGTGGCGATCGATATCCTGTTGCCGATCATGCGCGACCTTTCCGAACGAAGCTGGGAAAGCGTTGCCTTCTATGTTCGCTCGGGCGACGTCCGCACCTGCCTCTACCGCGTCGAATCCAAGCACCCGATCCGCTACACGATACGCGAAGGCGACGTGTTGCCTTTGCTGGTCGGCTCGGGCGGGCGCGTGCTTGCGGCGTTTTCCGGCCAGCCGGGCGAACCCTACGAGACCATCCGCAAGACCTGCAACTGTCTCGCCATCGGTGACCGCGATCCCGACACGGCGGGCGTGTCGGCGCCGGTGTTCGGGCCGGGACACGCCCTGCTCGGCGCCCTGACGCTGGCCGGACCCAGCACGCGCGTCGACGCGGCGTTTCTCCAGCGCATGAGACGTCCGCTGCTCGAGGCGGCGGCCCGCGCCACCCGCGCCTTCGGCGAGGACGCCTCCATGCTCGAGCAGGCGAGCCTCGCGGCGGATGCTACGTCGTAG
- a CDS encoding tripartite tricarboxylate transporter substrate binding protein, which translates to MLNRRRFLMSTAAAGAAGLVASHLSPAFAEGAPQIQIFVPAAPGGGWDQTGRTIDQVLRSEKLISGSQITNVGGAGGTVGLPQFISQWNGKGNSLMVAGMVMVGAIIANKSANNLTEVTPIARLTGEFEALVVPAESPFKTAADFVAALKADPTKVPVAGGSAGGSDHILFGLIAKTVGVPATNLSYVPFAGGGEALSALLGNQVAAGISGFGEFSEQIKAGALRLLAISADKRQDGIDAPTMKEAGIDVELFNWRGVFAPPGVSDADKAAMVTMIETMAKSDAWATECKNRNWTPILLTGDDYAKFLTEDTARITAILKDLGLA; encoded by the coding sequence ATGCTGAACAGACGCAGATTTTTGATGAGCACCGCAGCCGCGGGCGCCGCCGGGCTGGTGGCGTCGCATCTCTCTCCCGCCTTCGCCGAGGGCGCACCCCAGATCCAGATTTTCGTACCTGCGGCACCGGGCGGCGGCTGGGACCAGACGGGGCGCACCATCGACCAGGTGCTGCGCAGTGAAAAACTGATCTCCGGCTCGCAGATCACCAATGTCGGCGGCGCCGGCGGCACGGTCGGCCTGCCGCAATTCATCAGCCAGTGGAACGGCAAGGGCAATTCGCTGATGGTTGCCGGCATGGTCATGGTTGGCGCCATCATCGCAAACAAATCCGCCAACAACCTTACCGAAGTCACGCCGATCGCTCGCCTCACCGGCGAGTTCGAGGCTTTGGTCGTGCCGGCGGAGTCGCCGTTCAAGACGGCCGCCGATTTCGTCGCCGCGCTCAAGGCCGACCCGACCAAGGTTCCGGTGGCCGGCGGCTCGGCCGGCGGTTCCGACCACATCCTGTTCGGCCTGATCGCCAAGACGGTCGGCGTGCCGGCGACAAACCTCTCCTATGTGCCGTTCGCCGGCGGTGGCGAGGCGCTGTCGGCGCTGCTCGGCAACCAGGTCGCGGCCGGCATTTCCGGCTTTGGCGAGTTCTCAGAGCAGATCAAGGCAGGTGCGCTCAGGCTGCTCGCCATCTCGGCCGACAAGCGTCAGGACGGCATCGACGCACCGACGATGAAGGAAGCCGGCATCGATGTCGAACTGTTCAACTGGCGCGGCGTCTTCGCACCGCCCGGCGTTTCCGACGCCGACAAGGCGGCGATGGTCACCATGATCGAGACCATGGCCAAGAGCGATGCATGGGCAACCGAGTGCAAAAACCGCAACTGGACGCCCATCCTTTTGACTGGCGACGACTACGCAAAATTCCTCACTGAGGACACGGCCCGCATCACCGCGATCCTCAAGGATCTCGGCCTTGCCTGA
- a CDS encoding tripartite tricarboxylate transporter TctB family protein, which translates to MSTSDQQAAPSRLAVPELLIGIGLLACAGAVAWQTLAIPVSPLYSKVGPTVFPYITMTGMIVLSLLLILAALRGGWQPEEEKETPTDWKAMGFVVIGLIANLLLIQPLGFTAASVIMFVLVCYGFGSKRTLRDAVLGLILALAAYFGFARALGVNIGAGFIENQLNTVIDAFIGMLRG; encoded by the coding sequence ATGAGCACCAGCGACCAGCAGGCGGCGCCGTCGCGCCTTGCCGTGCCGGAATTGTTGATCGGCATCGGGCTTTTGGCCTGCGCCGGGGCCGTAGCCTGGCAGACGCTGGCGATCCCGGTGTCGCCGCTCTACTCGAAGGTCGGCCCGACCGTCTTTCCCTATATCACCATGACCGGCATGATCGTGCTTTCGCTGCTGCTCATCCTCGCCGCACTTCGCGGCGGCTGGCAGCCGGAGGAAGAAAAGGAAACGCCGACAGACTGGAAGGCGATGGGTTTCGTCGTCATCGGCCTGATCGCCAATCTGCTGCTCATCCAGCCGCTCGGCTTCACTGCGGCATCCGTCATCATGTTCGTTCTCGTCTGCTACGGCTTTGGCAGCAAGCGCACGCTGCGCGACGCAGTGCTCGGCCTGATCCTGGCGCTGGCCGCCTATTTCGGCTTCGCCAGGGCGCTCGGCGTCAACATCGGCGCCGGCTTCATCGAGAACCAGCTGAACACGGTCATCGACGCGTTCATCGGCATGTTGAGGGGCTGA
- a CDS encoding tripartite tricarboxylate transporter permease encodes METLGHLAHGFSVAFTPVNLLWCLLGTTLGTAIGVLPGLGPALTIALLLPITYQVAPEASFILFAGIYYGAMYGGSTTSILLNTPGESATIVTALEGNKMARSGRGGAALATSAIGSFVAGTIGTMGVAFLAPVVVKFALAFGPAEYFSLMVLAFITVSAVLGSSSVRGLTSLFAGFVIGMIGVDLQTGQPRFTFGMTELLDGVDVIIAAVGLFAVGETLYMASRRYAGKDEIVPLKGSLYMTKAEWGRSWKPWLRGAAIGFPIGAMPAGGAEIPTFLSYAIEKKLSKHKEEFGTVGAIEGVAGPEAANNASAAGVLVPMLTLGLPTSATAAIMLSAFQSYGINPGPLLLTTQGDLVWGLIASLFIANVILVILNLPLIGLWVRLLKIPAPQLYAGILVFATVGTYGISQSPIDLVILYFLGAAGFLMRRFDFPTAPVIIGMILGPLAETQFRRAMTISNGDWSVFYTHKLSLTLLTLAFIGLAGPHIWAFIEHRRRRGPEHVPGDA; translated from the coding sequence ATGGAAACGCTCGGACATCTCGCGCACGGCTTCTCGGTCGCCTTCACCCCGGTCAATCTTCTGTGGTGCCTGCTCGGCACCACGCTCGGCACTGCCATCGGCGTGCTGCCCGGTCTCGGGCCGGCGCTGACCATCGCGCTGCTTTTGCCGATCACCTACCAGGTGGCGCCGGAAGCATCCTTCATCCTGTTTGCCGGCATCTACTACGGCGCCATGTATGGCGGTTCGACGACGTCGATCCTGCTCAACACGCCCGGCGAAAGCGCCACCATCGTCACCGCGCTGGAAGGCAACAAAATGGCGCGGTCCGGCCGTGGCGGTGCAGCCCTCGCCACCTCGGCCATAGGCTCCTTCGTCGCCGGCACGATCGGCACGATGGGCGTCGCCTTCCTGGCGCCGGTGGTGGTCAAGTTCGCGCTGGCCTTCGGTCCGGCCGAATATTTCTCGCTGATGGTGCTGGCCTTCATCACCGTTTCGGCGGTGCTCGGTTCGTCGTCCGTGCGTGGCCTGACCAGCCTGTTCGCCGGCTTCGTCATCGGCATGATCGGCGTCGATCTGCAGACCGGCCAGCCGCGCTTCACCTTCGGCATGACCGAACTGCTCGACGGCGTCGACGTCATCATCGCCGCTGTTGGCCTGTTTGCCGTCGGCGAGACGCTCTACATGGCTTCGCGCCGCTATGCCGGCAAGGACGAGATCGTGCCTCTGAAGGGCTCGCTCTACATGACAAAAGCCGAATGGGGGCGGTCATGGAAACCCTGGCTGCGCGGTGCTGCGATCGGCTTCCCGATCGGCGCCATGCCGGCCGGCGGCGCGGAAATCCCGACCTTCCTGTCCTATGCGATCGAAAAGAAGCTGTCGAAGCACAAGGAGGAGTTCGGCACGGTCGGCGCCATCGAAGGCGTTGCCGGCCCCGAGGCTGCCAACAATGCGTCCGCTGCCGGCGTGCTGGTGCCGATGCTGACGCTTGGCCTGCCGACCTCGGCGACGGCGGCGATCATGCTGTCGGCGTTCCAGAGCTACGGCATCAATCCCGGGCCGCTGCTTCTGACGACCCAGGGCGATCTCGTCTGGGGGTTGATCGCCAGCCTGTTCATCGCCAACGTCATCCTGGTCATCCTCAACCTGCCGCTGATCGGGCTGTGGGTGCGGCTGCTGAAAATCCCGGCGCCGCAGCTCTATGCCGGTATCCTGGTGTTCGCCACGGTCGGCACCTATGGCATTTCGCAATCGCCCATCGACCTCGTCATCCTCTACTTCCTGGGGGCCGCCGGCTTCCTGATGCGGCGCTTCGATTTCCCGACCGCGCCCGTCATCATCGGCATGATCCTGGGGCCACTCGCCGAAACTCAGTTTCGCCGGGCGATGACCATCTCGAATGGCGACTGGTCGGTGTTTTACACCCACAAGCTGTCGCTGACGCTGCTGACGCTCGCCTTCATCGGTCTCGCCGGCCCGCATATCTGGGCCTTCATCGAGCATCGGCGTCGGCGCGGACCGGAGCATGTGCCCGGCGATGCCTGA
- a CDS encoding CoA transferase, translating into MTELLSGIRVLDLTNVLAGPYCAYQLALLGADVIKVEAPQGGDLARQLGGSPRLNSAGMGTSFLAQNAGKRSVVLDLKKPADRERFLDLVASADALVENFRPGVMDRLGLGYEALKAVRPGLVYCAISGFGQTGPMRDNPAYDQIIQGLSGIMSITGTPETAPLRVGYPVADTLGGLVGAFAIASALVRQKTSGEGAFLDVSMLECTLSALGWPVSNYLTAGVDPKPMGNENMTAAPSGAFRTGDGLINIAANKQEQFVTLCRLIGRPELASDARFAERETRKRNRAALKVEIEDALASAPAAAWEETLNRAGVPAGRVLTIPQVLAEPQVLERQVTANFDDVAGMDKPLTVLRGGFMVDGAAPLPTKPPPALGEHMGEVFADLPPRAKAKARA; encoded by the coding sequence ATGACAGAACTGCTTTCCGGTATCCGCGTCCTCGACCTGACCAACGTGCTGGCCGGCCCCTATTGCGCCTATCAGCTGGCGCTGCTCGGCGCCGACGTGATCAAGGTCGAGGCACCGCAAGGTGGCGACCTGGCACGCCAGCTCGGCGGCTCGCCAAGGCTCAACAGCGCCGGCATGGGCACCTCGTTCCTGGCGCAGAACGCCGGCAAACGATCGGTGGTGCTCGACCTCAAGAAGCCAGCCGATCGCGAGCGCTTCCTCGATCTGGTCGCCAGTGCCGATGCGCTGGTCGAGAATTTCCGACCGGGCGTGATGGATCGGCTCGGCCTTGGCTACGAGGCGCTGAAGGCGGTCCGTCCCGGCCTCGTCTATTGCGCGATATCGGGTTTCGGCCAGACCGGGCCAATGCGCGACAATCCCGCCTATGACCAGATCATCCAGGGCCTTTCGGGGATCATGAGCATCACCGGTACGCCGGAGACGGCGCCGCTGCGGGTCGGCTATCCCGTCGCCGACACGCTTGGCGGACTGGTCGGCGCGTTCGCTATCGCCTCGGCGCTCGTGCGGCAGAAGACGAGCGGCGAGGGCGCTTTTCTCGACGTCTCGATGCTCGAATGCACGCTTTCCGCACTTGGCTGGCCGGTCTCCAACTATCTGACCGCAGGTGTCGACCCCAAGCCGATGGGCAATGAGAACATGACCGCTGCACCCTCCGGCGCGTTTCGCACCGGCGATGGGCTCATCAACATCGCCGCCAACAAGCAGGAGCAGTTCGTGACGCTGTGCCGGCTGATCGGCCGGCCGGAGCTGGCCTCGGATGCCCGCTTTGCCGAGCGCGAGACGCGCAAGCGCAACCGCGCGGCGCTAAAAGTCGAGATCGAGGACGCCCTGGCGAGCGCGCCGGCGGCGGCCTGGGAAGAGACGCTCAATCGTGCCGGCGTGCCCGCGGGCAGGGTGCTGACGATCCCGCAGGTGCTGGCCGAGCCGCAAGTCCTCGAACGCCAGGTGACCGCGAATTTTGATGATGTGGCTGGCATGGACAAGCCGCTGACCGTCCTGCGCGGCGGTTTCATGGTCGATGGCGCGGCACCCTTGCCGACGAAGCCACCGCCGGCGCTCGGCGAGCATATGGGCGAGGTGTTCGCGGACCTGCCACCGCGCGCCAAGGCAAAGGCACGGGCATGA
- a CDS encoding citryl-CoA lyase, with product MSGTEKKTGRERAEEWWQTDIIEMRPGVIRLRGYEIQDLIGRVSFPAVIWLMLRGELPSEDQAVLLGIALGAAVDHGPQAPSIAIARMAATCGVGINSAMASAINVLGDVHGGAGEQALSLYGDIAVALDGGATLTEAVSARLDRFFAEEKGYVPGLGHRFHPVDPRAPRLLELTREFAARGAVNGRFADIAEAVEAEVARRKGKKIPLNIDGATAVIYGELGFPPALTRGLFVLSRSVGILAHAWEQSQQTERNKGPLPREWLWAYTGTPVRPFPDGDETGE from the coding sequence ATGAGCGGCACGGAGAAGAAGACTGGCCGTGAGCGCGCAGAGGAATGGTGGCAGACCGATATCATCGAGATGCGGCCGGGTGTCATCCGGCTGCGCGGCTACGAGATCCAGGATCTGATCGGCCGCGTCAGCTTCCCGGCTGTCATCTGGCTGATGCTGCGTGGCGAACTGCCCAGCGAGGACCAGGCGGTGCTGCTCGGCATTGCGCTCGGTGCCGCCGTCGACCACGGACCGCAGGCGCCATCGATCGCCATCGCGCGCATGGCGGCAACCTGCGGGGTCGGTATCAACAGCGCCATGGCCTCGGCCATCAATGTGCTTGGCGACGTGCATGGCGGCGCCGGCGAACAGGCGCTGTCCCTCTACGGTGACATTGCCGTGGCGCTCGATGGCGGCGCGACGCTGACGGAGGCCGTCTCGGCACGGCTCGACCGGTTCTTCGCCGAGGAGAAAGGCTATGTGCCGGGGCTCGGACACCGCTTCCATCCCGTCGACCCGCGCGCACCGCGTCTGCTGGAACTGACCCGTGAATTTGCCGCGCGCGGTGCCGTCAATGGACGTTTCGCCGACATCGCCGAGGCGGTCGAAGCGGAGGTCGCGCGGCGCAAGGGGAAAAAGATACCGCTCAACATCGATGGCGCCACCGCCGTCATCTATGGCGAACTCGGCTTTCCGCCAGCACTGACGCGCGGGCTTTTCGTGCTGTCACGCTCGGTCGGCATCCTGGCGCATGCCTGGGAGCAGTCGCAGCAGACCGAGCGAAACAAGGGGCCGCTGCCGCGCGAGTGGTTGTGGGCCTATACCGGCACGCCGGTACGGCCGTTTCCCGATGGGGACGAAACCGGCGAATGA
- a CDS encoding NUDIX hydrolase: MAATKKKAVRKAKKGERIRQVAAIPFRLNVRGDIEVMLVTSRTTRRFIVPKGWPMKGKSGRKAATIEAQEEAGVLGKTLKQPAGIYSYWKRLANRFIRVDVIVYLLEVSEELADWQEAKRRQRAWLAPADAAMLIDEPDLSTLVKTLKLPQPMPVDQT; this comes from the coding sequence ATGGCTGCCACGAAGAAAAAGGCCGTACGCAAGGCAAAGAAGGGCGAGAGGATCCGCCAGGTGGCGGCTATTCCCTTTCGGCTGAACGTGCGCGGCGATATCGAGGTGATGCTGGTCACGTCGCGAACCACCAGGCGCTTCATTGTCCCCAAGGGCTGGCCGATGAAGGGCAAGAGCGGACGCAAGGCAGCCACCATCGAGGCGCAGGAAGAAGCCGGCGTGCTCGGCAAGACGCTGAAGCAGCCGGCAGGCATCTATTCCTACTGGAAGCGGCTGGCCAACCGCTTTATCCGCGTCGACGTCATCGTCTATCTGCTCGAGGTGAGCGAGGAACTCGCCGACTGGCAGGAAGCCAAACGACGCCAGCGGGCCTGGCTGGCGCCGGCCGACGCAGCCATGCTTATCGACGAGCCCGACCTCTCGACGCTGGTCAAGACGCTGAAACTTCCTCAGCCTATGCCGGTCGATCAGACCTAA
- a CDS encoding Invasion associated locus B family protein, which yields MRKYAYFMAMLGVACAVGVPAVAAQTKSDKAVAAPAAADAPQLPGGASALSETHGDWTVNCQISGATKTCSLSHQQFNKQSNQRLLAIELSSKTGEDATGTLALPFGLALAKGVSLTIDDQKLDGSLPFNTCQVVGCLVPVAFDATVTPLLKSGTTLKIDAFAADTGQAVTFSIPLNGFAGALARTAELLTN from the coding sequence ATGAGGAAGTACGCGTATTTCATGGCGATGCTGGGTGTTGCCTGCGCCGTCGGTGTGCCGGCCGTGGCGGCGCAAACCAAGAGCGACAAGGCGGTCGCGGCACCCGCTGCCGCCGATGCACCGCAGCTGCCTGGCGGCGCGTCGGCACTGTCCGAAACCCACGGCGACTGGACGGTCAATTGCCAGATATCAGGGGCGACCAAGACCTGCAGCCTGTCGCATCAGCAATTCAACAAGCAAAGCAACCAGCGCCTGCTGGCGATCGAGCTGTCGAGCAAGACCGGCGAGGATGCCACGGGAACGCTCGCGCTGCCGTTCGGGCTGGCGTTGGCCAAGGGGGTCAGCCTGACCATCGACGATCAGAAGCTGGATGGCAGCCTGCCGTTCAACACCTGCCAGGTCGTCGGCTGTCTGGTGCCGGTGGCGTTCGATGCGACTGTCACGCCGCTGCTGAAGTCAGGCACCACGCTGAAAATCGACGCCTTCGCCGCCGATACCGGACAAGCAGTGACCTTTTCCATTCCGCTCAACGGCTTCGCCGGCGCGCTTGCCCGGACCGCGGAGCTTTTGACCAATTGA
- the coaBC gene encoding bifunctional phosphopantothenoylcysteine decarboxylase/phosphopantothenate--cysteine ligase CoaBC, with translation MPRGLSGKRILLIIGGGIAAYKALDLIRRLRERGAAVRVVMTSAAQEFVTTLSVGALSADHVFTELFDRNDEHDVGHIRLSREAELLVVAPATADLMAKLANGHANDLASTVLIATDKPVLMAPAMNPRMWAHPATRRNRATLQKDGVTFVGPARGEMAESNEAGEGRMAEPLEIVAAIEALLDVGPKPLSGRKIIVTSGPTHEPIDPVRYIANRSSGKQGHAIAAALARLGADVRLVSGPVGIADPAGVKTIHVERAQEMRDAVEQLLPADAAVFVAAVADWRTENSADEKIKKVAGEGPPVLRMVENPDILAGVGHHSQRPGLVIGFAAETQDLLRNAEAKLKKKGADLIVANDVSQASGVGPSGVMGGDRNRVRIVSKAGVEEWPEMSKDEVAARLAALIAERLKTIVV, from the coding sequence ATACCGCGCGGCCTCTCCGGCAAGCGTATCTTGCTCATCATCGGCGGTGGCATTGCCGCCTACAAGGCGCTCGATCTGATCCGCCGGCTGCGCGAGCGCGGGGCCGCGGTTCGGGTTGTCATGACGTCGGCCGCGCAGGAATTCGTCACCACGCTGTCGGTTGGCGCGCTCTCCGCCGACCATGTCTTCACCGAGCTGTTCGACCGCAATGACGAGCACGATGTCGGCCATATCAGGCTGTCGCGCGAAGCGGAGCTGCTGGTGGTGGCGCCCGCCACCGCCGACCTGATGGCCAAGCTCGCCAACGGTCACGCCAACGATCTCGCCTCCACCGTGCTCATCGCCACCGACAAGCCGGTGCTGATGGCGCCGGCCATGAACCCAAGGATGTGGGCGCATCCGGCCACCCGCCGCAATCGCGCGACGCTGCAGAAGGACGGTGTCACCTTCGTCGGTCCGGCCAGGGGCGAGATGGCAGAAAGCAATGAGGCGGGCGAAGGCCGCATGGCCGAACCACTGGAGATCGTCGCCGCGATCGAGGCGCTGCTCGATGTCGGCCCCAAGCCGCTGTCGGGGCGCAAGATCATCGTCACCTCCGGCCCGACGCATGAGCCGATCGACCCGGTGCGCTACATCGCCAACCGTTCGTCCGGCAAGCAGGGCCATGCCATCGCCGCGGCACTGGCCAGGCTTGGCGCCGATGTACGCCTCGTCTCCGGCCCTGTCGGCATTGCCGATCCGGCAGGCGTGAAGACCATCCACGTCGAACGTGCGCAGGAGATGCGCGACGCGGTGGAACAGCTCCTGCCCGCCGACGCGGCGGTGTTCGTCGCCGCCGTTGCCGACTGGCGCACGGAGAATTCGGCCGATGAGAAGATCAAGAAGGTCGCGGGCGAAGGGCCGCCGGTGCTGCGCATGGTCGAAAATCCCGACATCCTCGCCGGCGTCGGCCATCACAGTCAGCGACCCGGCCTGGTTATCGGCTTCGCCGCCGAGACACAGGATCTCCTGCGCAACGCCGAGGCCAAGCTCAAGAAGAAAGGCGCCGATCTTATCGTCGCCAATGACGTGTCGCAGGCAAGCGGCGTCGGTCCTTCGGGCGTGATGGGTGGTGATCGCAACCGGGTGCGGATCGTGTCAAAGGCCGGTGTCGAGGAATGGCCGGAGATGAGCAAGGACGAGGTGGCGGCGCGGCTCGCCGCCCTGATAGCCGAACGGCTTAAAACGATCGTCGTTTGA